Proteins encoded in a region of the Podarcis muralis chromosome 4, rPodMur119.hap1.1, whole genome shotgun sequence genome:
- the ITSN1 gene encoding intersectin-1 isoform X3, with protein MAQFPTPFAGNLDIWAVTVEERAKHDQQFHSLKPISGFITGDQARNFFFQSGLPQPVLAQIWALADMNNDGRMDQLEFSIAMKLIKLKLQGYQLPSVLPPIMIQPPIAISTAPGFGIGGLPSMPPLTAVAPVPMASIPVVGMSPPLVSSVPTAAVPPLANGAPAVIQPLPAFGHPATLPKSSSFSRSGAGSQLNAKLQKAQSFDVPGASPAAEWAVPQSSRLKYRQLFNSHDKTMSGHLTGPQARTILMQSSLPQAQLATIWNLSDIDQDGKLTAEEFILAMHLIDMAMSGQPLPPVLSPEYIPPSFRRVRSGSGVSVASSVSTDQRLPEEPVLEEEQQQLEKKLPVTFEDKKRENFERGNLELEKRRQALLEQQRKEQERLAQLERAEQERKERERQEQERKRQLELEKQLEKQRELERQREEERRKEIERREAAKRELERQRQLEWERNRRQELLNQRNKEQEDIVVLKAKKKTLEFELEALNDKKHQLEGKLQDIRCRLSTQRQEIESTNKSRELRIAEITHLQQQLQESQQMLGRLIPEKQLLNDQLKQVQQNSLHRDSLLTVKRALEAKELAHQQLRDQLDEVEKETRSKLQEIDIFNNQLKELREIHNKQQMQKQKNIEADRLKQKEQERKSELENQKDSQRRTRERQWLDRIQQEEELPRPRKFQEEEKQKWEELSKKKENDEKSKQEVQEKLDKLFHPFKDATKPALQAPWSTAEKAPLTISAPEDVKIVYYRALYPFESRSHDEITIQPGDIIMVDESQTGEPGWLGGELKGKTGWFPANYAERISENEITNSVKPVTDAGAAPKVSLRETPTTPLAPPVPTDSSTTANNWADFSSTWPASTSDKQETDNWDAWAAQPSLTVPSTGQLRQRSAFTPATVTGSSPSPVLGQGEKVEGLQAQALYPWRAKKDNHLNFNKNDIITVLEQQDMWWFGEVQGQKGWFPKSYVKLISGPIRKSTSMDSGSSESPANLKRTSPVTKSSVSGEEYVAMYTYESSEQGDLTFQQGDLILVTKKDGDWWTGTLGDKSGVFPSNYVRLKDSEVPGAAGKTGSLGKKPEIAQVIASYIATGPEQLTLAPGQLILIRKKNPGGWWEGELQARGKKRQIGWFPANYVKLLSPGTSKTTPTEPSKSVVLPSVCQVIGMYDYIAQNDDELAFSKGQIINVLNKEDPDWWKGEVNGQVGLFPSNYVKLTTDMDPSQQ; from the exons GTGATCAAGCCAGAAACTTTTTTTTCCAGTCTGGGTTACCTCAACCAGTTTTAGCACAGATATG GGCTCTGGCAGATATGAACAATGATGGGAGAATGGACCAGCTGGAGTTTTCTATCGCTATGAAACTTATCAAACTAAAACTTCAAGGTTATCAGCTTCCTTCTGTATTGCCTCCTATTATGATACAGCCTCCCATTGCCATTTCTACTGCACCAGGATTTG GTATTGGGGGCCTACCCAGTATGCCTCCTCTTACGGCTGTTGCTCCAGTGCCAATGGCGTCTATTCCAGTAGTGGGAATGTCTCCACCTTTAGTATCTTCTGTTCCTACAGCAGCTGTGCCCCCCCTTGCTAATGGAGCACCAGCTGTTATACAACCTCTACCTGCTTTTGGTCATCCTG CCACATTGCCAAAGAGTTCTTCCTTCAGTAGATCTGGTGCAGGGTCTCAGTTAAATGCAAAACTGCAAAAGGCACAATCATTTGATGTACCTGG TGCATCTCCAGCAGCAGAATGGGCTGTTCCTCAATCATCAAGACTGAAATATAGGCAGCTTTTCAATAGCCATGATAAAACAATGAGTGGACACTTAACAG GTCCACAAGCAAGAACTATCCTTATGCAATCAAGCTTACCACAAGCTCAATTGGCTACAATATG GAATCTTTCAGATATTGACCAGGATGGAAAACTTACAGCAGAAGAGTTTATTTTGGCTATGCACTTAATTGATATGGCTATGTCAGGACAGCCATTGCCACCTGTCTTGTCTCCGGAATATATTCCTCCTTCATTTAG AAGAGTTCGCTCTGGCAGTGGTGTATCTGTTGCAAGTTCGGTGTCCACAGACCAAAGGTTACCAGAAGAACCAGTGTTAGAAGAAGAACAGCAGCAATTAGAAAAGAAACTGCCTG TAACGTTTGAAGATAAGAAACGTGAGAACTTTGAACGTGGCAATCTAGAGCTTGAAAAGCGGAGACAAGCCCTTTTGGAGCAGCAAAGAAAAGAGCAAGAGCGCCTTGCCCAGTTAGAAAGGGCAGAGCAGGAGAGGAAAGAGCGTGAACGGCAGGAGCAGGAACGGAAAAGGCAACTGGAATTAGAAAAACAGTTAGAAAAACAGAGAGAGTTGGAACGccagagagaagaggaaaggaggaaagaaataGAAAGGCGTGAG GCTGCAAAAAGGGAACTTGAAAGACAAAGGCAACTTGAGTGGGAACGCAATCGGCGGCAAGAGCTCCTGAATCAAAGGAACAAAGAGCAAGAGGATATAGTTGTTCTGAAAGCTAAGAAAAAAACATTGGAGTTTGAATTAGAAGCTCTA AATGATAAAAAACATCAACTGGAGGGCAAACTTCAGGATATTCGATGCAGATTGTCTACTCAAAGACAAGAAATtgagagcacaaacaaatctagAGAGCTAAGAATTGCAGAAATAACACATTTGCAGCAGCAGTTACAA gaGTCTCAACAGATGCTTGGAAGGTTGATTCCAGAAAAGCAATTACTCAATGATCAGCTGAAGCAGGTTCAACAAAACAGTTTGCACA gagaCTCACTTCTCACTGTCAAAAGAGCCTTAGAAGCAAAGGAGTTAGCACACCAGCAGCTTCGTGATCAGCTGGATGAAGTAGAAAAAGAAACAAGATCAAAACTCCAAGAGATAGATATTTTCAATAATCAGCTAAAG gagctgagggagataCATAACAAGCAGCAGATGCAGAAGCAAAAGAACATTGAAGCTGACAGGCTAAAGCAGAAGGAGCAAGAGAGGAAATCAGAACTGGAAAATCAAAAAGATAGTCAGAG AAGAACCCGAGAGAGACAGTGGCTAGACAGAATACAACAGGAGGAAGAACTCCCACGGCCAAGAAaatttcaagaagaagaaaagcaaaaatggGAAGAATTAAGCAAAAAGAAGGAGAATGATGAGAAGAGCAAGCAAGAAGTGCAAGAAAAATTAGATAAACTTTTTCATCCATTTAAAGATGCAACAAAACCAGCTCTCCAAGCTCCCTGGTCAACTGCAG AAAAGGCTCCATTAACAATTTCTGCTCCGGAAGATGTAAAAATAGTCTATTATCGAGCACTTTATCCATTTGAATCCCGAAGTCATGATGAAATCACTATCCAGCCAGGAGACATAATCATG GTGGATGAAAGCCAAACTGGAGAGCCTGGGTGGCTTGGAGGTGAACTGAAAGGGAAAACAGGATGGTTTCCTGCAAACTATGCAGAGAGAATTTCTGAAAATGAAATTACAAATTCTGTAAAGCCGGTAACTGATGCTGGAGCTGCACCTAAAGTTTCATTGCGTGAAACCCCCACAACACCACTGGCACCGCCTGTTCCTACAGATTCAAGTACAACTGCCAACAACTGGGCAGACTTCAGTTCAAC CTGGCCAGCAAGTACTAGTGATAAACAAGAGACTGATAACTGGGATGCTTGGGCAGCACAACCTTCCCTTACTGTTCCTAGTACAGGGCAGTTGAGGCAAAGATCTGCCTTCACCCCAGCCACTGTTACTGGATCATCTCCTTCTCCTGTCTTGGGGCAG GGTGAAAAAGTGGAGGGACTTCAAGCACAGGCCCTGTATCCTTGGAGAGCCAAAAAGGACAACCATCTTAATTTTAACAAGAATGATATTATCACGGTGTTAGAACAGCAAGACATGTGGTGGTTTGGAGAAGTTCAAGGGCAAAAAGGCTGGTTTCCTAAATCCTATGTGAAGCTTATTTCAGGTCCTATAAGGAAATCAACAAG CATGGATTCTGGGTCTTCAGAGAGTCCTGCTAACCTGAAGAGAACATCACCAGTTACAAAATCTTCAGTTTCAGGGGAAG AATATGTTGCCATGTACACTTACGAAAGTTCTGAACAAGGAGATTTAACATTTCAGCAAGGGGATTTAATTCTTGTGACCAAGAAGGATGGAGACTGGTGGACAGGAACATTGGGCGATAAATCAGGAGTATTTCCATCTAACTATGTTAGACTCAAAGACTCTGAG GTGCCTGGAGCAGCTGGAAAAACAGGAAGCTTAGGCAAGAAACCTG AAATTGCTCAAGTTATTGCTTCGTACATAGCAACAGGTCCTGAACAGCTTACGCTTGCTCCTGGTCAGCTAATACTTATCAGGAAGAAGAATCCTGGTGGATGGTGGGAAGGAGAGCTTCAA GCTCGTGGGAAAAAACGACAGATAGGATGGTTTCCTGCTAACTATGTGAAACTCTTAAGTCCTGGTACTAGTAAAACTACACCAACCGAGCCATCTAAATCAGTAGTATTACCTTCAG TGTGCCAAGTAATTGGTATGTATGACTACATTGCACAGAATGATGATGAATTAGCATTCAGCAAAGGCCAGATCATTAACGTCCTTAATAAGGAAGACCCAGACTGGTGGAAAGGAGAAGTGAATGGGCAAGTGGGTCTCTTCCCATCCAACTATGTGAAACTGACAACAGATATGGACCCGAGCCAGCAAT GA